In the Salvia miltiorrhiza cultivar Shanhuang (shh) chromosome 8, IMPLAD_Smil_shh, whole genome shotgun sequence genome, GTGGCGCCGGCGGTGGTGATCAAGCGTTGTGTGAGAGCTCCGAATTCGACGATTACGAGGTGAAGTTCAAGTCTTTGCTGTACAAGATGTTCTGGGATTTCGGTTTGGGCTGCGTTATCCCCCGCCGCCAGCGGCGGAGCTCCGGCAAGAATGAGGAGAAGGGTGGGCGGAGTTTGGACCACAACAAGGCCTGGTTGCTGGCGGAGTCCGGCGGCTGCGCGGCGGAGGAGCCGCACTCGGTCCACTCCTCTTTTAGGTTCAGCTTGTGCTCTCAGGTTGAGCTGGAGTCCATGACTGTAAATAGAAGCAATACTGCCACTGTTTTAATGGTGAATTTGGACAGCGGTTTGTTGACAGATTCTAAATCACAAGATTTGAAATGGAGAAGAATTGAGTCTTTGGAGAGAAGCATTTCCCCCGTGGCCCATTCTCTGATTAGGTTCAGCTACTCTGATATCCTCTCTGCCACCAGAAATTTCTCCAAAGGTAATGAGATGGTTTCTTTTCAATATTTCTGAAATTTAATGTTGATATGAATGGAGTTTTGACGATTCAAATGGAATGTGTTTGTGTTGAGCAGGTAGAGTTTTGGGGAGAGGGGCGTTGAGCTGTGTGTTCAGAGGGAGAGTGGGATTTATGAGGAGTGCTGTGGCGATCAAGAGGCTGGATAGGGACGATAAGGAATCTTCCAAGGCGTTCTGCAGGGAATTGATGATTGCTAGCTCTTTGCATAACCCTCACATTGTTCCACTAGTGGGGTTCTGTATTGATGCTGAGATGGGCTTGTTTTTGGTGTACAAGTACGTCTCCGGTGGAAGCTTGGAGCGATTCTTGCACggtattattttgttttttagtCTTGGAATGGTGCCTCTTTCAATCTGTTTTAAGTGATTCGAGATGTGTTGTTTCCAACTGCAGACAAGAAGAGGGGTGTGAAGGGTGGTTCGGCTCTTCCATGGCCGGTTAGGTACAAGGTCGCGGTGGGGATTGCTGAGGCAATCGACTACTTGCATAATGGAACAGAAAGATGTGTTGTTCATAGGGATATAAAGCCCTCAAACATCCTTGTTTCGTCGAGGAAGACTCCCAAAGTAAGGGACAAAAGCCTTGTTTTCTTGAGTTTGTGAACTCTGTTTTAACTTGTTTTCGTAGTGTTAAACTTTCTTCTCAATGATTTTGTCAGTTGTGTGACTTTGGCTTGGCAACGTGGACTTCTGCGCCTTCAGTACCATTCCTTTGCAAAACCGTTAAAGGAACATTTGGGTATGAATCTTCGTAGTTTATGTGAAAGAAACACATACTAATGTTATGTTTCTTGATTTTGAGTTTTTTGCATTGTTCAGGTACTTGGCTCCCGAATACTTCCAGCACGGGAAAGTGTCGGATAAAACTGATGTCTATGCCTTTGGCGTCGTGCTCTTGGAACTCATTACTGGAAGGAAGCCAATTGAGTCTAGCCGAGGACTGGGAGAAGAGAATCTGGTTTTGTGGGTAGGCCTCGACTTTAGCTTCTGTCTTCTTTTCGCGCTTGTTGAATCTTGATTATGTTTCATGCTGGTGTGAAAGGGAGATCGAGGCCATTTTCgttaatttatcaatatatatcTCCATCAAAGATTGCACATGCTCACATATTTGGCTGTCTGTTGTCAGTGAACAGATCACTCTACCATTTTGTCACACATGCATCATGATGTTGAATGCATGTGTTTGTTCTTGCAAATCTTGATCCATCCTAAAGTATTGAGTTTTTAATGATTTGTTGATTGACATAGATATTAATTTATCACATGACAATGATGTAATTTAATATCCCACTTCTCCATCACAGGCAAAGCCCCTATTGCAGCAAGGAGGTGTAGAAAAACTGCTAGATCCACGGCTAGGGCTCACGCCCAAGGGCATGAGCCAAGTAACGCGGATGGCACGAGCCGCGGCCGCTTGCATAAACAACGAGTCAAGGAGGCCGGAGATGGGAGAGATCGTCACTATATTGAAAGGAAAAGAATCCAGAAGCAAGGCTCTCAACAATGGTGTGACCGAATCTCACCCGGAGTTGCTGCAGACAAAGAGTGAAATGAAAAATCATTTTGCGTTGGCCATGCTCGGAGTCGAGTTCGACGAGGACGATAGCCTTTATCGCCGGTGATACGCCGTCTCACATTGCCTTTTTTCATTTTAGGCAGTTTGAAGATAAACTTAGGGTTAGGTCCAAcaagtttgatttttgtataGAAAGCCAATTTAAGTTTATAGGAAGTGGCTTTGACTATTGTTGTTTGGACTTTTGTGGTGTCGTATTTTTTGCATGCTACATTTGGTGAGAAACATGGGCTGTAATAGATAACCAACTCTTTATTCGCACAACGGGTATATAAGCCATGAAGGAATAAAACAAGCCTGCATTTGATACTAAACCAAACAacacactatatatataggtaataaaAAGAAGAATCTAATCTAATAGTGACATGAATTGAATCTAGTTTAGAGGAAAATAAACAAGTTAGAATATCTTGGCAACATCCTTGACTAGTCCCCTATTTGCACGAGCGAAATTGGTGAACTCTTCGTAGGATATGAAGCCATCGCCATCGGAGTCGATCTCAGCCATCATGTTCTTGACTTCATCGGGGGTGACGCAGCCGAGCGTCTTGAGGGCGTCGCCGAGCTCGTTGGCCGAGATCTGGCCGTCGCCGTTGGCATCGAAATGCTTGAAGAGCCGCTCCCGGTCGGCTACGTCCTGTGGATCATCGGCCATATCTTGTTTTTTGCTAAATTTTTCTCACTTGGGGAATTTGGATACGAATGTGAAAGCATTGGGTTAATATGATGAGGTTGTTTGGTTGGAGCATAAGGCCATCCTTGTTAGTAGGGCTGGATTTACTATATATGTATCTGGTCATCCACATTTGCCGCTCTAGCTCCCAAACTAGTCATTTTCAATTTCTCATTTAGGTCAGCAAAAACCCACATCAATCAAACCCATTAGACTAAAAGACTAATTAAGCTGAGAACCTAATCCAAATAAGGGATTGTGAATCTTTAGATAACATAATTTTGTATAAATATCTAttccaaaagaaaaagaatgttTATAGCACTTATTCAGGAAACATGCACCCTCAATTTACAATACATATTCTAGAGTAGAATAAATTTAAGAGTAATATGAAGATGTGCTAACTTTGACTGAGAACTGCCATGTGATCCCCATAATTTATGATAGGGAATAATATGTGAAAACAGTAACATATTCAAGGCATGTTTCTGAATATAGAGAACATTTTGGAGCCATCTTTGAGATTGAAATCCTGTGTGTCCCCACTTATGTAATCTAGTAACAATGAGTATACGATTGTTTCATATGAATATAGTCAAGGTTCCAG is a window encoding:
- the LOC131001743 gene encoding probable serine/threonine-protein kinase PBL7, which gives rise to MGFSRNSCIDVTEPPHVKTQALCGAGGGDQALCESSEFDDYEVKFKSLLYKMFWDFGLGCVIPRRQRRSSGKNEEKGGRSLDHNKAWLLAESGGCAAEEPHSVHSSFRFSLCSQVELESMTVNRSNTATVLMVNLDSGLLTDSKSQDLKWRRIESLERSISPVAHSLIRFSYSDILSATRNFSKGRVLGRGALSCVFRGRVGFMRSAVAIKRLDRDDKESSKAFCRELMIASSLHNPHIVPLVGFCIDAEMGLFLVYKYVSGGSLERFLHDKKRGVKGGSALPWPVRYKVAVGIAEAIDYLHNGTERCVVHRDIKPSNILVSSRKTPKLCDFGLATWTSAPSVPFLCKTVKGTFGYLAPEYFQHGKVSDKTDVYAFGVVLLELITGRKPIESSRGLGEENLVLWAKPLLQQGGVEKLLDPRLGLTPKGMSQVTRMARAAAACINNESRRPEMGEIVTILKGKESRSKALNNGVTESHPELLQTKSEMKNHFALAMLGVEFDEDDSLYRR
- the LOC131001744 gene encoding polcalcin Ole e 3-like, with the translated sequence MADDPQDVADRERLFKHFDANGDGQISANELGDALKTLGCVTPDEVKNMMAEIDSDGDGFISYEEFTNFARANRGLVKDVAKIF